Part of the Haliotis asinina isolate JCU_RB_2024 chromosome 8, JCU_Hal_asi_v2, whole genome shotgun sequence genome is shown below.
AAGGGACTGGGACAAAGCCTCAGTTTCTTATTTCTTTCTCTTTAATAATTTCTATGCCTAAGAATACAAGGTTTGCAATTTTTATATAAAAAGGTAAACTATAACATTATGCTAAATCTAACCCCCCCAAATAACTATAACAAACAACATACATTTCAAGTGAGGGTTAAGTGggataaaacatgtttcatattttatgaaaactgaaattttgaaattatcttGTTTACCCCTGCTGAAAGTATCTACACGTCGAAACCATGGAAGTATGCTGATGTGGCATGATTTCAACAATGAGGTACACCCGATTTTCCCCAAATGGAACGGTCACTTTTTCCTGAAAACTTTCCATACACAGAATGAAGTCAAAGACAACGCTGAACTAACATGACAAACGACGGCACGCAACGTATTTGTTTATGGTAGGATGTACTCTGTCATCTCACATTAACATAAATTGTGTGCATTGATAAAGTGAACATAAAATATCCGTACGGTACGTAAACTTCCTGTCCATCGAGCTTTACTTCTTGAATTTGGTGTTCTAACACAGGTTCAACTGTTACTGTCACACCGGCCAacgccattttgaaaatatctttgCAGGTGCGTGGATTAGTTCCGTATCCTTTTATTTTCTTTCCCAGATGATAATATCCAGCATGACTCTAGATATTTCTTAAACCCGATAAAATAAAtacttatatatatttataagtagtaatacacaaaatatataaaacatttgtGATTCGAAAGCAAAGATGATAGCTTTGTCGTTGCAAAGGAAATGCCATTTGTGTCAAAATGGCTGATGTTTGTCTGTGCTCAAGACAACATAAATGTATCAAATTGGGTCATTCATGAGGTCTTTTaagcaaggtaaaattatatcATAGCATGATTATTATGTAATTTCGGTAAATAGTTAAATATTAATCCTCAAGAAACTTTATTGAcctatttaaaatgcatttaaatattccatcttttgtttgtttgttttgaataattcATAACATACTCCTTGTTCTGACAGCCGTGGAATATTGCCTTCAGTTTCAGATTGAAATACTATCAGTTGTGAATATGGTATAAATGGTTAGCACATCATGATCTAAACTAGGCCTATTTCTTTTTGTTATAAGCATTTATGAGTTATAGTGTTGGTTAACAAATGTAGTGATCTTGTGAACCCCAACGAAATATGTTCCTCAGAATACCCATTTGGCAGACAGTCAGCATTTTCAGCATTAAAATATCCATCATGTTCAATGTCCAACTTAAAGTGTGCCAATATTACGTTTGTCACTGTCAGCCTCATGTCTATACTTATCAGGCTTATGGATATTGGAAATTTCAGACTATTTATCAGTAATGAATCAGTAAATTCAAGTGTAGATTTACAGTCACCATAACATGTTAGAGAAGACATGGTAGAAAAGAAACAGGTTTGGGATGATGTTTATTTCACATGGGTTTAACATTTTTACAGGAATGACAACGAAAACAATGGTGGTGAAGCTTGCCCACAGATACCTCAGCCTACCATCAACAGCATCTTGAAGTCCACTGTGCATCAGAAGTCATCTGTTTTCTTCCTTTCACCCAGAGCAAAGTCAAGATCACAATCATGGGAACTGGAGTACCACTGCTGAACGATTACAAGCAGGAGTTTTTCTGGAAACGATTTCCACAGACTGTCCTGGGTGGTCCAAAGTTCCGCCTTGGCTATGATGCACCAGCGTATGTTTATCTTAATCAGATTCTCCTGTGGATCATTCCATGGCTACTTGGCGGCATTTTTACCCTTGTTTTGGAATTAAATTACAGCGATGAAGTCATACAGGAGCAACTGCTTCTCTATTGCTGTGTCTATGGTGCgtgtatgtttatatttgtgcTTGTGCTGCAAGTCATcagcactgttgtcaaaatgcAACAGACTGAACTTGACTTGAAAATACGAAACAAGAAAAATTTGTTTGCAGAAGAGGATGAAATTGAATTTGAGTCCTGCTGTGGAGCAGAGACTGTAGAATTTGTTACCCCACCGAAAAGTTACAAATTCAACATTTTCTTTCATGCTCTCGTGTCTGGAGCGATGTGTGGATTGACTCTGTGGTATCTGTTGCCCTATACACTAAACCGACTGTATGGTTTTAACTATGGCGCTACTGCTGTGTTGCATATGTTTGGTTGGTTGACTCTTTGCGTAGCTCAGTACTCTTTGACAGCAGCACCACCACCTGAGCCagctattttcaaaacaatggATGTGTATGAGATAGCCCCTCTCATGCGACCATTTTATGTTCTTGTCTGTACATCTGTCCATGTATTGTACTGGTAAGTAATGATGGCACATTATAAAAAGTTGTCAACGAAGAATAGAATGAACATTGTCAACAAATACAGACAGAAGTTCAAGTTTTAGTATTTACATTCTGTGATCTTTTCTGCTGTAAAGAGTAATGACATTCCTTATGACAAGCAATATTCTTTTTGTTTGGTTATAGTGAAGTCTTAGTGTGGTCAGATCCATTCAATGATCTTCCATAGCCTTCATTTACCACAGTGTTGCATGTTAACCTGGAAAAGCAGTACAGAATTGGTTTATTTTCGTTATGAAATATGACCGTTCCTCATCAGCATTATTATTGCATGTAAATTCATGTTTTCCAACTTCAGGTATTATAACACTTTCCAAGTAGCCAACCAGGTTCTCCACATCCTGTTTGCTGTCCTTCCTCTCTTGTGGGTGACTGGCATCCTTCCGCCAGTTGATGCCCTTTTCCTTTGGCTTATGGAACAGGTGCATGTGTTTCTTCTTGGAGGCTCACCAATGGCTTCTAATGCAAGGTTTGTACCTCAGCATAGACATGGTTACCAATGGTGTTGGGAATtagttgaaatctcacaatcgATGATTGCCTCATTACCAGTGAACAGTCATCAAAAACAAATTTGGTTAGCATCATTTTTTGGATTTTCCTCTCCAGGTTGTTGTTGCAGATGCATTGTGCTTCAAGGTGATGATTAATGTTACTTTTCCTTGGTTGATGTCATTGAAGTTGTGATCATGGTTATAGCTGACAATGCATGGTGGGTAGTTGACTCAGTGTGTTTTCTCTATTCATGTTAGTATCATGTAACCATGCTAACTAGTGGTTACATACTTCCATGTGACAGTATTTAGGGTAGTTTATCATGTGTTTTGCCTGGAAACCTGTGTAGCAAATTTGCATAGCATTGCAAGGTGTGTGATAGGTATCAATATTGTGATATCTATTTCATTATGTTGTAATTGGCATTTTTGAGTTATATTTTTTAGCTGAAAGACTGAAAGATGAAAACAAAAAGATCTTTTTGGTGGCAGTGATGTGTAAACAGTGAcaatatatcatgatatatatCTGGCAATAAGGTATGAGTGTGATGTTTTGCACATTCTTGTATCCTTGAGCTTTGGTAGTACCTACATATTGTCAGATAATACTGGAGATATTATTTGTCGTGGAATTGCTGTACCAGGAAGATTGTCAGTTCTTCTAGGGTCTTTTTAATTCCCAAGAAACACAAGTATTTACATTAAATTACATGAATTCTTAATACACCAAGTCATTTAGATGGTATTGCAGTACATATCtatgaaattgaatgttgtatGGGTAATACTGTGCAGTCTTCAATGTCTTTATTTTCCCTATCATGTGAGGATCCCCCTTCGTTCCTTCAACTGGAAGTATGTGTAGTgtgttacatgtaacattttCCTGTTGCTAAGGACCCAAGATAGCAAGTACACTCATCTGCAGAACATAGTAATGACCATGAGAACTCTTGACAGTATGTTTTTACagtgtttcttgttttctttcagaTTGATTGTGCTACTTGTTCTGTCCATTGGAGCTTTTTTGGCAGCCTACTTCATTCCTTTTGTGTTTGCAACAGTTGTCATTTCAGCCATATGTGGCTACATCCTTAGCATTGACCTTGGTCATCTAGGCACACAGATCTGGAACCTGTGCCGAACTACAAACAGGATATCCTCCAGTCAGAATCTTCGAGAGTCCCAGCGGGTGGCTAAAAATGAAGGATTTCTATGGACATGGGGCTTAGCAACATTTGCATATCATTTCATCATGTTTGCTGTAATTGTGGGAGAAAGTGCAACACTTAATTACTATTCTCAAAGCATTAGCACCAATGTGAAGGACATCCTGGGCTATGCCATCATTGGAGTTTGTGTAGCAGAGAAACTGCTGCGAGATTCACAAGGCGTGTATGTCTTCTTTGGATTATATAGGAATATACTGTTTCCTCACAGCTCCCAGATTCAGAGGGTCTACAGAAGAAGGAAGACTCAGCTTCTGTACCTTGGCTTGATGAGGAGGGTGTTTATTACTTTTGGTGAGTGGACACTTTCAACTTTGTCATCATCctgaaaatgttcataaaatTTGACTGCTTTGTTGGTTCCTCTCATCTGTACCATATGAAGGTTTGAACTTGGGTGAACACAAGTGGAGTACAACGTACATGAGAATTTGAGAGCTCTGTTCTTAAAATAACTGTTTGTTCCATTGCCcacaatgaaatgtttcatcCATTATCAACATGATCAAGTCACACTGTTTGGTTTCtatgatattttgtttaataGTATTATTCATTCGTTTAAACTAATTTCTGGTGGGGTAAACACTTTAGCAAACCATCTACATACTGGttgaaaaaaaggaaaacaatttaACATCATATGGTCAAGACTTCTTTCTGTTTTATGTTCTTCGGTAGAAATTGCAGTCATAACAAATGCTGAAGTTTCTGTCATTATTAAGTCGCTGTCCTCTACCATCGTCATCAGATCATTATTGATGTACTCAAATGTAACAATGTGCTTAGCATTTCTTCATCATGTAGAAAAGACTTTGCACATATATCCACATTTTTCAGTTGATGAGAAGTGGTGCTATTGTCTCTttaatgaaattaattaaataTGTCAATGGATTTTATCAGTATTATGTTAGAACATTCACTACATAGAGCTAGAGTAAATAAAACATCAAAGAATGTCATGAACACAAGTCTGCCATGTCTTGTTCGTTCATTCTGCCACCCTGATTCAGAATCTGTTTGATTTCAGTTGGCCCATTGCTGATGCTAGCATATTTGTCTCTCATTGTCACACAGACCAATGTGATGACAACATCTGCGACAAATGGACTGGACATGTACCATGCCATATGGTACACATTTGGTGTTGTCCGAGCTTTCAGAGTGGTATGTACAGCATTGATGTCTTGCATGTCTTATTTCTAATGGTATGACATGGTGTCTCTTTGTAAGCTTAGATGTCTTAAAAATCTATGTCATTGTTAAAAGATTGGAAGATTCACCTTAATTGTTGATTGCTCACCAAATTTTTAAACGTCACGAGGGGAAGCAGAATGATACTCATTAAGAATTTACAAAATGTGTGTTACAATGTTGTCCCAGCAGTAGCAAAGTAAATAGTAAAAGTTTGACTCTGTGATGTAATGTTTTACAATTGTAACAAGGTTTAGACCAAAAGAATGTGCTTACATACATGAGAAGATCGATAGATGGCTGGTTGTCTAGAGCACTGCTATTTGCTTCTATCAGTTATGTATGTCAGATATTAATATCTGTCAGAATTTGTAAACACATCTGACACCGCCGCCATGTCGGGCTTACCTCCCACATAAAGCTAACAGACTAGCAGGGCAAGATATAGCTGGAGTAGGGATCAGAGTGACTTTAAACCCAGCTCACACATTTGTATGATGATGTGAATGTGAAATAAGGTCAAGTTTGTTCTGCCAACAGATTTGGCAGAGTAGTGTCCATGGCCTCCTGGAGATGTCAGTGCTGCACATCTTCAGCCTGGCAAGCTCTGCCACTGTCACATCCCTAGGGGCACCTCTACTCCTCCTCATCATTGGACTGGCTCGAGACAGACTCTTCCAGCTCATGAACAAACTCTACTTCTTTTTTGTCCTCATCTCCACCTCCTGGCTTGACAAGAAACAGAGACGTGGCTCTACTGCCATTGTTATCTTTCTCTCTCTTATCTTCTTCCCCATTATTTTGGCAATACTTGGGGCAGCTGCTGCTCTCTCAGCCCCACTCCTACCTCTCTTCACCCTGCCACTATTTTTTATTGGATTTCCTCGCCCGCAGAAGTTTTGGGCAGAGGCTGTAGGTGGATCTGCCAATGTGTGCACTGATACGGTCTACTACAGACAATTCGCACCCCAGTTCGCAAGAGGCCTCAAGACTGCATTTGCCAATGGGAGTCTAGGTCAGTAGCTTTGTATGTATTGAGTGTAGGATATTTTGTTTTAGTTGTCATCCTTGTTAAAAGAGATACCTCAGGTCTGTTTCCAATAGTCTATAGTTGATTTAAGACATATACTCCTTTATGTATACTTAAGGTTTAGGATGTCAGAGGTGTACTCAaagtacagactcgattatttacagaccaccgccacatagctggattattgctgagtgcggcgtcaaacgaaactcactcaggtgttccctgccatgatattgctgaaatattgctaaaatcagtgtaaaactaaactcactcacttacttaagCTTGTCTGGAGAATTGTTCCTCATCAACATGATTGTGACCGTTGTTCCAGGTGAGCCGAAGCCAGGCAATCACTACCTGGTGCGCTTCCAGGACCGCCTGTTGTGGGTGATGATCCTGGAGCGAGGGGCTGGCTTCTGTACCGTCAGTGTAAAGGGATTGGAGCTGCAGGAGACTTCCTGCCACACAGCCGAGGCAGCCCGACTAGATGATATATTTGAAGTAGCATTTGAGAAGGAGGGAGGCTTCTCACCTTGCACCTTTAACAAGTACCCCTTGCACTCTCTGACCCCCATGGATTCAGCGCAAGTCAAAACATACTCTGATGCACGGAATGTGTTGACAGGTGTGATTGACACTCGGGACAGTGTCAACACCACCATGACATTCTTTGTGAAAAGCCTTGTGTGGGTGATCCTTCATCATGTCAACAAGACAAAGAGGAAAGAAGAAAGTATTAAGAAAGCGCAACCTGTGATAGAAACTAAAACTAATGAGGAAATTAATCACAATCACCACACATCAGATCTGAATAACAAACGAAACAATACTGTGACAAATGTGCAGTCAGTGAACAATTCTTTGATCAAGAACAACCTTGCTGCAGTTGACAATGGAGCAAGGCCACCGTCAGCCCAATCAGTTGGCAAGAAGCAGAGGAAAGCTTCTTGGTCATCTTCAATTCACAGTTTTACTGACAGTATTTGGTCGGATGACTTTGATGCAGATAGTGACAATCGTAAAAAGATGAATCTCAGAACATCAAAGAACTCAATGTCACAGCCCAAAGCACCCTCACCAGCTCCATACTCACAGGCGGCCAAACCAAcaaagaacatgtttgataatgAAATTGATGATTTGTTGGATGATTTTGAGTTTGGGTTCCCTGCACAAGACATGTCCCGGCCTAAGAAGCCAGTGGCAGCTGCAGTGTTTTCAAAACCAGTCACAAACTCAAAAATGAATCCTGTGAACCATATATACAAACCTGTCACCAACTTGGCAGGTTCCCCGGACTTTAAGTGTCAACATTCCTCCCATATCAGCCTGCCCGTCAAGTGGCGGGAACTGCCTATAGAGTACTCCCAACTGTCCAGGCATATTGGTCAGTTCCCCGTCACTTGGTACCGCAGTGTACTCAGCCTTTTGGACTGGTCAGCCACAGGATTGCCTGGGGAGAAAGTAGCCATTGATGTTGGTGCTGATGATGCGCTGACCAACTGCTATTCTCAGTTGATTATGGCTTGCTTTTCAGCATTTGATAGTCAAAGTAAGTTGAGATAGTAAGGCGATCCATTTCTTTCAACTTCTGAAGAATATTGCTTACAGATTTTACTGTGGAAAGCCTGTTAAAAATCCAGTTGAAATGACCTATCCATGCTGACTTCTGCTGTATTGACTACTCAACACACACTTGATacatgttgataaatgtgatattgTTTACCTCACCAGACATACATCTGTAACTATATGGCTGTGTCAAGGATATAGTAATTGTTATCACCTTGTCGGGTACTCCATGTTAAGGGGATGAAACAAGGACTTGTCAGCTCAGGGGCATATGCAGTGTCTGAGTGGTGGATCCATGTAAGACTATAGCATGCCATCTCTCTCATACGTCTTGGCTAGTATAAGCAGCCACTCATACACGCATGCACTTAGTCATATGAGCAAAGTATTCTCAAGTATGACGTTAAACCCAATTTCAACTTACCTCAACCCATAGTTATTTTAGAGACGATCAACAGGATTGGATTTTCTGACACATGGAAATAGTtactgcatgtcatcatatccaactGCAAACATCATTGCTGATGATATCAAACATGAGATTGTCTGTTTCACACTTTAAGTTACTGGAATGGTGCTCATTGCAGCATTAGACAATCAGTACTGGTATCTAATTTGATACATTTGGTTGTATGAAAAAGAATTGTCTGTACTGAAAAGCAAGCTAATTCAGTgatgataattttcttgcagaCAAACCAAATGGCCCCAACTATCTGTACAAATGTTACACTGGTGATGTTCCATGGAATGCCATGATGGACTGGCTGGCAGAGGACAAAGAACTATACAACCTAGTCATCAAAGCATTCAGGTAACTGGCATCACTGCATCCATTATGGGGATTCTGGATTTGTACAGGTCCCCAGCAACCTATGAATTGACTTCTTCATAACCAGTTGACAAGGATTTTTGTTCACAatacatcacttgattgtctggtgctgacttgattatgtacaggctGCAGTcaaatatctggaatattgtatCATGCAGTGATTAACAAGGAAGTGAAAGTCTGACTGGTCAGGCATGCCAGTGGGTGGATGTAATGAGCACTGTTGTATGATAGCTGGACTGATGTAACACATTATCAGCAGGACTGCCACCCAATCAACAATTGGCTCTTACAAGTATGGATCCTGGGACAATTTCTGACCTGGAGTCCACACTAGGTTGCATTAGTGGTTGTAAAAAGAGCCTGCTCTGTAGAAATTTACACCAGTTTCAGAGTCCATACTAGTATTTATGTTATGTCCAGTGAAACATACTGTATGGATGAGCAGTCCCTGTTGGCTCAGTGGAGAGAGTGGACAAGTTGCAtacattgtattgtattgtaccTGCAGATATGGGTTGAAGTTGATGATAGATGAAGTGCTGCTGGGGCCGATCTCATCAGACGAGGAGCTGATTGAATACCTCCAGGACTATGATGACAGCTGGTACATTGGGCGTGATAGTGATCCGCAGTGGAGCAAGTCTGTGTTGGCCAACACGAACAACCTGTTCTCCCTCGGACACAACTCAATCCAGGTCAGTTGTACACACTACCTCCTACAGGGAATGTTGCtttgtttcatttgaacaaCAACAATGCATGAAATAGAAAATGCACATCCACAAGTTGAAATTTGGTAAAATATTGCTCAGTATTTGAATGGTCACGTGCGAGGGGTGTCCCAAACGTGGTCAGCCTCACTATATTCCTAATGTCCATTGTTAGAAAAGCTTCCATTTTAATTTGAAGGAATCATCAGCAGAGGCATATCCGAAATTGTACATATGGGGTTAATGTGGTTAACAAGATATTTGTCAGCACAACACATTTGGGTGTaatatttcttaaaacattACAGAAAGTGAAAAGCAATCTGTCATTTGGTATCTCTTGGATGATGGCATGGGGTCAGATAAtaagatataaaatatgtttagcATAAACGTTATCATCACCATTCAAAGATTTGGATTTAGTTGAGGCTGTTTTTATAGGACATCCCCATTTTAAGTTTTCAAAACCATTTTGTCCAGACATTCAGGTTGGCACTGTTTACAGTATGTTTAGAGCTGACACTTTtgtgaccattcagtatttcattTGAACCCTTGGCATCATGCATGAATAAGTGAGACATTAGAATAAGTTATGTCCTTTTGTTTACGTCATCTGAAAGTTGGAGTGGATAGTGTCTCCGAAACAAGCTCTGTCAGTAAATATCGTTGGGGGAGTCACCTTAACAAGCAGTTGCTGTTTCAAGTTGCATTTTTATGCACTTTAATATCTATGTTTGATTTTAGAGGACTTCTGCTTATCACACAaaatttttctttttctttcatattgATTCCTAAAGATAGTGATGAATTTATTGCTGATTTTGCATTTTTTGGGGGGGGTACCAAGAtgaaaagtcaaacaaaatggggATCGTGAGTCTGGGACATGGCAAAAACAATTTGCTTGAGCTTGACAGAtagtatgtagaaaaataaaacattgaaaCAGTTGCATTTATAATTGTCCAGGTGAGGATGACCGCTTTTGGGATACCCCTCCTAATTCATGTATGAAAGTAATTTTTCTTCAAGTGATTTTTAGGACAAGCAATAGAAATTCAAGACGTTTAAATGGCATTCTAGAAGCTGGTAGTATAGAGATGACGCAACTTTATGGAtggatcaacttctttattttcacagcaATGACGTTTCAGTACATATTCTTACATTGTTTTCAGTATATGCTTGCagtataagaagctataccgaaTAACTATAGTCATGACACATTTATTTTCTAAATGGTTGTAGTAGGCATGCTTTCCATGAGCCAAACAAATCCACCAATGTTGGAATACCTCCACAGTCATTCATCTTTgcaaatattcatatatttcgTATATAGTGTAAAATTGAGGTGAGTTTTGGGAAAATGGTAAGTTTGAAGATCTGCACAAGAAAAACAGAGATTTCCATTTTGATCTATATGATTGTGCTGGTCACAATTTTGTTTCAATAGGTCAAAGTTAATTGTAAACCTTGAATttctaaaaatgacaaaatttcGTGTCTTTATGCATGATCAACGTCTTTGTATATTCACAATAGCGACACATGTTTAAGTCAAAGGTTTAAACCTCAAAGTGCTGCGATATTTGATGTatgacacttgggtgagattccaTGAATTGTCCACAGTCATCCTTCAGACTTGTAAACAGTAAACAGTGTAAAATGTAAAGCAACCAGATTCAAGGGAAGAGCGATTTATGATATCATTTGATTTATGAAGTCTTAAAGGTCGGCAATACTTTGTAGCAGCATTCCCTGAGAGATCATGTTGAGATGAAAAATCATGTCCTTCATCATGTTAGAATGATGTTAAGTTTGTTTTGGATGTTACATAGGCAGAAGTAGTGTCAGCCCACAGTCCTCTTGTAAGCCCTGGAAGTGTACATGTTTCTTGGTGTGATGCTGACATATTGTTTAACTCCTGCAGGGAACATACAGCAGTCGGGTGCTGTCTCTCCAGGATGTCATGGTGCACATCGGCCGGCTTAGCCCTGAGGTTGTCCGAGGTCAGTGGGCAAACCTCAGCATGGAGCTTCTCTATCTGACAAACGACGATGAGGAACGCTACAGCATTCAAGCACATCCCACCATTTTAAGAAACCTGACAGTACAGGCGGCAGACCCTCCCCTTGGCTACCCTATCTTCTCATCTGAGCCACTTACTATCCCAACATTGTAGAGGCCCTACATAGGGTGGGGGGCCTTGACAGCAACGACAGGGGCTACGATGAATTAATGCTGTGAaatactgtaaacagccaaattttcgTGACCTTTTAATTTTCGCAAACTTCGTGTCTAACTTCATGATgcgagaataaaaacatgcgataacatagatatatcatacactctattcaggtaagttaacaacactaaaacaatacaggtgtcattgctGAAACACGTGGCACCGCTgggctaatctggattaacattctattttcattgctctaacactcaattaaaaaggattaattctGAAATCAGTTAAATTTGTCTTTAGATCACTTTGCAAATCTGTTCATTTTATAACAACTCAATGGTCACACACCTGCGTGtcatgtaaaaacattcagagacacccctgtaacaagatcacctcGCGAAAATAAGAAGGCGCGACAAGGGTTAATGACCATCACTCGTGAAAATTAAAAGCCTtggaaataagacagtttacagtatttgaaaatataacatgaTACCTGTCATTGGTACAGATTTAGATTATCAGTTTGTGATGTCTCAGCTCTCAAGAGGAGGTTTGAAACTCAAACTAGGTACCGCTTTATTGCCTATTGATAATGATTTTCTACATAAAATGAAATTGTGTTATTTTTCTTCATAAGTATGGAAAATGTGGAGTGTTGTGAAGCAAGTGCCAATGATTTGATGTGAGGATATTGACTCAGATTGAACATACTAATGGATTTCTACTACACTGttgtgaaaaaagaaacatttgcCCTTGAAATCAAGTAATGTGAATGCTTTGATGGGTGACCCCTGAGAAACTGATTTAGTGTGGCATCTAACTTTGATTGATGCTCACACTATGAACCCCTTGTCTACACATACTGTTACAGAGAACATAGCTGTGCTAAGCCCCACCCACTCACTGAATGGAACATGTGAATACTGTTATCCCACCTCCCGGAAACTGTTGCATGGATGGTAGAAGCATGCTTAGTGTCTCAGTTCCTGTCATACAAACATTCATGATGCTAATGAACATGATAGCTGTATATGTGTATTGCCAGCCACAATAAAGGTCACATGTTTTTGTGGATGGTACTACTTAAACGTGAAGCTAATTAATATGGAACATgtttgatttatgtatttttctgttattattattgttgaGTTGTTTTTAAAGGTCAAATTTCTTGCTGTACCATGCTGTATTGGTGACAAGCTTGGCTTTCCTGGTTGTTTCAAACAAACTTTGAATGTAAC
Proteins encoded:
- the LOC137294737 gene encoding pecanex-like protein 4, whose product is MGTGVPLLNDYKQEFFWKRFPQTVLGGPKFRLGYDAPAYVYLNQILLWIIPWLLGGIFTLVLELNYSDEVIQEQLLLYCCVYGACMFIFVLVLQVISTVVKMQQTELDLKIRNKKNLFAEEDEIEFESCCGAETVEFVTPPKSYKFNIFFHALVSGAMCGLTLWYLLPYTLNRLYGFNYGATAVLHMFGWLTLCVAQYSLTAAPPPEPAIFKTMDVYEIAPLMRPFYVLVCTSVHVLYWYYNTFQVANQVLHILFAVLPLLWVTGILPPVDALFLWLMEQVHVFLLGGSPMASNARLIVLLVLSIGAFLAAYFIPFVFATVVISAICGYILSIDLGHLGTQIWNLCRTTNRISSSQNLRESQRVAKNEGFLWTWGLATFAYHFIMFAVIVGESATLNYYSQSISTNVKDILGYAIIGVCVAEKLLRDSQGVYVFFGLYRNILFPHSSQIQRVYRRRKTQLLYLGLMRRVFITFVGPLLMLAYLSLIVTQTNVMTTSATNGLDMYHAIWYTFGVVRAFRVIWQSSVHGLLEMSVLHIFSLASSATVTSLGAPLLLLIIGLARDRLFQLMNKLYFFFVLISTSWLDKKQRRGSTAIVIFLSLIFFPIILAILGAAAALSAPLLPLFTLPLFFIGFPRPQKFWAEAVGGSANVCTDTVYYRQFAPQFARGLKTAFANGSLGEPKPGNHYLVRFQDRLLWVMILERGAGFCTVSVKGLELQETSCHTAEAARLDDIFEVAFEKEGGFSPCTFNKYPLHSLTPMDSAQVKTYSDARNVLTGVIDTRDSVNTTMTFFVKSLVWVILHHVNKTKRKEESIKKAQPVIETKTNEEINHNHHTSDLNNKRNNTVTNVQSVNNSLIKNNLAAVDNGARPPSAQSVGKKQRKASWSSSIHSFTDSIWSDDFDADSDNRKKMNLRTSKNSMSQPKAPSPAPYSQAAKPTKNMFDNEIDDLLDDFEFGFPAQDMSRPKKPVAAAVFSKPVTNSKMNPVNHIYKPVTNLAGSPDFKCQHSSHISLPVKWRELPIEYSQLSRHIGQFPVTWYRSVLSLLDWSATGLPGEKVAIDVGADDALTNCYSQLIMACFSAFDSQNKPNGPNYLYKCYTGDVPWNAMMDWLAEDKELYNLVIKAFRYGLKLMIDEVLLGPISSDEELIEYLQDYDDSWYIGRDSDPQWSKSVLANTNNLFSLGHNSIQGTYSSRVLSLQDVMVHIGRLSPEVVRGQWANLSMELLYLTNDDEERYSIQAHPTILRNLTVQAADPPLGYPIFSSEPLTIPTL